One window of Quercus robur chromosome 5, dhQueRobu3.1, whole genome shotgun sequence genomic DNA carries:
- the LOC126728665 gene encoding acyl-CoA--sterol O-acyltransferase 1-like — translation MVKDGKINNRRKKIIGGCEMNNFINVWLSVFISLCYCYYIGKFVPRGIPRLFGVLPIVCLFLLLPLNFSSIHLGGTFAFFIAWLANFKLLLFAFGKGPLSSNPSISLGHFIAFACLPIKIQQNPPLDSLDKSQNTQNKSNPSPKSYSVAPNKENPPEKTRPSRPIKENPVLKRPRKGHKWPLNITIKSILLAMLIQLYDYSDKFHPWAMLCLYCIHIYLWLEITLALVAALARAMLRLELEPQFNAPYLSTSLQDFWGKRWNIMVTSILRQAVYEPFLNIATHVVGHKWAPLPAILVTFVVSALMHELMFYYLSHVKPTWEITWFFLFHGVCLVVEIYLKKVVLYQKVRLPRLISGPLALGFLLVTGFWMFFPPLLRFKVDVRVLEEYTIFKDIFQALKF, via the exons ATGGTGAAAGATG GAAAGATTaataatagaagaaaaaaaattattggaggGTGTGAGATGAATAATTTTATCAACGTATGGCTTTCAGTCTTCATATCTCTATGCTACTGCTATTACATAGGCAAATTTGTCCCCAGAGGTATTCCAAGACTCTTTGGTGTGCTCCCAATTGTGTGCCTatttcttctccttcctcttAACTTCTCCTCCATTCATCTAGGAGGCACCTTTGCTTTCTTCATTGCATGGCTAGCCAACTTCAAGCTTTTGCTCTTTGCTTTTGGTAAAGGGCCTTTGTCCTCCAACCCATCAATCTCTCTTGGGCACTTCATCGCCTTTGCTTGTTTACCCATCAAAATCCAACAAAACCCACCTCTAGACTCGTTGGATAAATCCCAAAACACCCAAAATAAGTCAAACCCATCTCCAAAATCATATTCAGTTGCCCCAAATAAAGAAAACCCACCCGAAAAAACACGTCCAAGTAGACCAATTAAGGAAAACCCAGTTCTCAAAAGGCCTAGGAAGGGCCACAAGTGGCCtctaaatatcacaataaagaGCATACTTTTAGCCATGTTGATCCAACTATATGACTATAGTGACAAATTTCATCCATGGGCCATGTTGTGTCTATATTGTATCCACATATACTTATGGCTTGAAATCACACTAGCCTTGGTGGCAGCCCTAGCTCGAGCCATGTTGAGACTTGAGCTCGAGCCACAGTTCAATGCACCATACCTCTCTACCTCATTGCAAGACTTTTGGGGCAAGAGATGGAACATCATGGTCACAAGTATTTTACGACAAGCCGTATACGAACCTTTTCTCAACATTGCCACACATGTCGTTGGTCATAAGTGGGCCCCACTCCCAGCCATATTGGTTACCTTTGTTGTGTCGGCTCTCATGCACGAGCTCATGTTCTACTACTTGTCACACGTGAAACCCACGTGGGAGATCACATGGTTCTTCCTCTTCCATGGGGTGTGTTTAGTGGTTGAGATTTATTTGAAGAAAGTGGTTCTTTACCAGAAAGTCCGGTTGCCGAGGCTGATATCTGGGCCATTGGCCCTTGGATTCTTGCTGGTCACTGGCTTTTGGATGTTCTTTCCACCTCTACTCCGGTTTAAGGTTGACGTTAGGGTGTTGGAGGAGTACACAATTTTTAAGGACATTTTTCaagctttaaaattttaa
- the LOC126726958 gene encoding uncharacterized protein LOC126726958: MSSKRKTGDLVSEEGFASEAKRQRVVEEQEVESSPSPPPLPIANPLSGLANYDDDDEEEEEERQGAEQNGGGKGVENGNGEEEEEEEEDQIEQGYSQGRRNREVERRRDCPYLDTVNRQVLDFDFEKFCSVSLSNLNVYACLVCGKYYQGRGRKSHAYTHSLEAGHHVYINLQTEQVYCLPDGYEIDDPSLDDIRHVLNPRFAREQVEQLDKNKQWSRALDGSDYLPGMVGLNNIKETDFVNVTIQSLMRVTPLRNFFLIPENYKHSKSPLVHRFGELTRKIWHTRNFKGQVSPHEFLQAIMKASKKRFRIGAQSDPVEFISWLLNTLHADLKTKKNRSIIYDCFQGELEVVKEIHNKAFLEKKENSDDQHAASKLTDGGIEHDAVVTETSRMPFLMLGLDLPPPPLFKDVMEKNIIPQVPLFNILKKFDGETITEVVRPCIARMRYRVTRLPQYLILHMRRFTKNNFFVEKNPTLVNFPVKNLELKDYIPLPTPKENQKLRSKYDLIANIVHDGKPGEGYYRVFVQRKSEELWYEMQDLHVSETLPQMVALSETYMQIYEQHQ; this comes from the exons ATGAGTTCAAAGAGGAAAACTGGTGATTTGGTGTCGGAGGAAGGGTTTGCTTCGGAAGCAAAGAGGCAGAGAGTGGTGGAGGAGCAGGAGGTGGAGTCATCTCCATCGCCGCCGCCTCTTCCAATTGCGAATCCTCTTTCGGGATTAGCGAATTATGACGATGACgatgaggaggaggaagaggagagGCAGGGGGCTGAGCAAAATGGCGGTGGGAAGGGAGTGGAGAATGGcaatggagaagaagaggaggaggaggaggaggatcaAATTGAGCAAGGATATAGTCAAGGAAGGCGTAACCGTGAGGTTGAGCGCCGGAGGGACTGTCCTTATCTTGATACAGTTAATCGTCAG gttttggattttgattttgagaagTTTTGTTCTGTCTCTTTGTcgaatttgaatgtgtatgcCTGTCTGGTATGTGGGAAGTATTATCAAGGGAGAGGGAGAAAGTCTCATGCATATACTCACAGTCTGGAAGCAGGCCACCATGTTTATATCAATCTTCAGACTGAGCAGGTTTATTGCCTTCCTGACGGATATGAAATCGACGACCCCTCATTAGATGACATTCGACATGTTCTGAATCCCAG GTTTGCGAGGGAACAAGTGGAACAACTTGACAAGAACAAGCAGTGGTCTAGAGCACTTGATGGTTCTGATTACCTTCCAGGAATG GTGGGGCTTAACAACATTAAAGAGACAGATTTTGTGAATGTCACAATACAATCTTTGATGAGAGTTACTCCTTTAAGGAATTTTTTCCTTATCCCTGAAAATTATAAACACAGCAAATCTCCACTTGTTCATCGATTTGGAGAACTCACAAGAAAGATCTGGCATACAAGGAACTTTAAAGGACAG GTAAGCCCACATGAGTTTCTACAGGCAATTATGAAAGCCAGTAAAAAAAGGTTCCGGATTGGTGCGCAGTCTGATCCAGTTGAATTCATATCATGGCTTCTTAACACACTGCATGCTGATCTTAAAACAAAGAAGAATAGAAGCATTATCTATGATTGCTTTCAG GGTGAATTGGAGGTTGTGAAAGAGATTCATAACAAAGCTTTcttggagaagaaagaaaacagtGATGACCAGCATGCTGCTTCAAAACTCACAGATGGTGGAATTGAACATGATGCTGTTGTGACAGAAACTTCCAGAATGCCATTCTTAATGCTTGGACTGGATTTGCCACCACCTCCTCTCTTCAAAGACGTGATGGAGAAAAATATAATACCCCAG GTTCCACTCTTCAACATCCTGAAGAAGTTTGATGGTGAAACTATCACTGAGGTTGTCCGACCTTGTATAGCAAGGATGAGATACCGTGTTACCAGATTGCCACAGTATCTAATTCTCCACATGCGTCGATTTACAAAGAACAActtttttgtggaaaaaaatCCTACATTAG TGAACTTTCCCGTGAAGAACCTAGAGTTGAAGGATTACATTCCCTTGCCAACACCTAAGGAGAATCAGAAATTGCGTTCAAAGTATGATTTGATTGCCAACATTGTTCATGATGGTAAACCTGGTGAAGGGTACTACAGGGTATTTGTACAGAGGAAGTCAGAAGAATTATG GTATGAGATGCAGGATTTGCATGTTTCAGAAACACTTCCTCAAATGGTTGCACTCTCGGAGACTTATATGCAGATTTATGAACAGCATCAGTAA
- the LOC126726959 gene encoding acyl-CoA--sterol O-acyltransferase 1-like, whose translation MIMEGEINNFIMVWVSALVSLCYCHTIGKAIPKGTSRLLSILPVICLFFILPLNLTTIHLGGPSSFFLAWLATFKLLLFAYGEGPLSSSSTPISFPRFISIACLPIKIQNHPSPQNPQKPLSTKNNEHPSLQRPQNLHKSPLNYGTKVLLLATYGPVHDNKDHLHPKILLLLYSIHLYIALEILLGNFAVLTRALLGLELEPQFDEPYLATSLQDFWGRRWNLMVSRILHPTVYNPVRSISSRWIGRKWAPLPAVIAVFFVSGLMHEIIFYYIGRLKPTWELTCFFLIHGFCLAIEIAIKKALNGSWCLTKVVSGPLTLTFVAITGLWLFMPSLIRCEVDVKIYREAATTYMRFFKDVVSVLSSRFFDVVLVPEELKIKIFGI comes from the coding sequence ATGATCATGGAAGGTGAAATCAACAACTTCATTATGGTATGGGTCTCAGCTCTGGTATCACTATGCTATTGCCACACCATAGGTAAAGCTATCCCCAAAGGTACATCTAGACTCCTTTCAATCCTACCAGTCATATGTCTCTTTTTCATTCTCCCTCTAAATCTCACCACCATCCATCTTGGAGGCCCCTCATCTTTCTTCCTTGCTTGGCTTGCCACCTTCAAACTCCTCCTCTTTGCCTATGGTGAAGGCCCTTTATCATCATCCTCTACACCCATCTCCTTTCCACGTTTCATCTCAATTGCTTGCCTCCCTATCAAGATTCAAAACCACCCATCACCCCAAAATCCTCAAAAGCCTTTGTCTACCAAAAATAATGAACACCCATCTCTCCAAAGACCCCAAAATCTCCATAAGTCACCACTAAATTATGGTACAAAGGTTCTATTATTGGCCACATATGGACCTGTCCATGACAACAAAGATCATCTTCACCCAAAAATACTATTGTTACTATATAGCATCCACTTGTATATTGCCTTAGAAATCCTCCTAGGCAATTTTGCAGTCCTGACTCGAGCCCTGCTTGGTCTTGAGCTCGAGCCACAATTTGATGAGCCTTACCTCGCTACCTCACTACAAGACTTCTGGGGAAGGAGGTGGAACCTCATGGTTAGTAGAATCTTACACCCTACTGTATACAATCCTGTCAGGTCCATTTCCAGCCGTTGGATTGGGAGGAAGTGGGCTCCACTTCCAGCAGTCATTGCTGTGTTTTTTGTCTCTGGATTGATGCATGAGATAATATTCTATTACATTGGTCGACTCAAGCCAACGTGGGAACTCACATGCTTCTTTCTCATTCATGGGTTTTGTCTGGCCATTGAAATCGCCATTAAAAAAGCTCTAAATGGTTCGTGGTGTTTGACTAAGGTAGTGTCGGGGCCGCTGACATTGACTTTTGTGGCAATCACGGGTTTGTGGCTGTTCATGCCATCGCTCATTCGGTGTGAAGTTGATGTCAAAATCTATAGAGAGGCTGCAACCACGTATATGCGATTTTTCAAGGATGTTGTTAGTGTTCTAAGTTCTCGATTTTTCGATGTTGTACTTGTACCtgaagaattaaaaattaaaatttttgggatctaa